From the Musa acuminata AAA Group cultivar baxijiao chromosome BXJ1-2, Cavendish_Baxijiao_AAA, whole genome shotgun sequence genome, one window contains:
- the LOC135600579 gene encoding zinc finger protein GAI-ASSOCIATED FACTOR 1-like — translation MMKVEENMSNPTTSASSQNPVPAKRKRGLPGNPDPDAEVIALSPNTLMATNRFVCEICNKGFQRDQNLQLHRRGHNLPWKLKQRTNKQVRKKVYICPDASCVHHDPSRALGDLTGIKKHFSRKHGEKKWKCEKCSKKYAVHSDWRAHSKICGTREYRCDCGTLFSRRDSFITHRAFCDALAEESARVTQANPVADHHQHLYSQPLSSHELAAGQSTTMQPQFPDGLRSQHADIRRSHGTYVTMKQEISSPWAACQGPEPPPAASTSQSQMDPLSSIYATMLESEFQREGQSSLPASYRTSTTFPFLSATALLQKEAQMGAVTARPRHIDQMAAHTSSATGFTLGWCSGGAPLHGVKTHSALLHEMACPPPPPADIAGFSEGKPQ, via the exons ATGATGAAGGTGGAGGAGAACATGTCCAATCCCACTACTTCTGCCTCCTCACAGAATCCGGTCCCAGCTAAGAGAAAAAGGGGCCTCCCAGGAAACCCAG ACCCGGATGCGGAAGTGATAGCGCTGTCGCCCAACACACTGATGGCAACCAACCGGTTCGTGTGCGAGATCTGCAACAAAGGGTTTCAAAGGGACCAGAATCTCCAGCTGCACAGGAGGGGCCACAACCTACCGTGGAAACTGAAGCAGAGGACGAACAAGCAGGTGAGGAAGAAGGTGTACATTTGTCCGGATGCGTCGTGCGTACACCACGACCCCTCCAGAGCACTCGGAGACCTCACTGGGATCAAGAAGCATTTCTCCCGGAAGCACGGCGAGAAGAAGTGGAAATGCGAGAAGTGCTCCAAGAAATACGCTGTTCATTCAGACTGGAGAGCCCACAGCAAGATCTGTGGCACGAGGGAATACAGATGTGACTGTGGAACCCTCTTCTCAAG AAGGGACAGCTTTATCACCCACAGAGCATTTTGTGATGCTCTGGCAGAAGAAAGTGCAAGAGTTACCCAAGCAAACCCTGTGGCTGACCACCATCAACACTTGTACTCTCAACCCTTGTCATCCCATGAACTCGCGGCTGGTCAGAGCACCACCATGCAGCCTCAGTTCCCCGACGGGTTGAGATCCCAACACGCCGACATTAGGAGATCTCATGGTACCTACGTTACCATGAAACAGGAGATCTCATCACCATGGGCGGCTTGTCAAGGACCTGAGCCACCACCAGCTGCCTCAACGTCCCAAAGTCAAATGGATCCCTTGTCCTCCATCTACGCCACAATGCTAGAATCTGAGTTCCAACGTGAGGGCCAATCTTCTTTACCTGCGTCATATCGAACTTCTACGACCTTTCCTTTCTTGTCAGCCACCGCATTGCTCCAAAAGGAAGCTCAGATGGGTGCAGTCACGGCTAGACCTCGACACATCGATCAGATGGCAGCTCATACATCTAGTGCTACCGGTTTCACCCTTGGATGGTGCAGTGGTGGTGCTCCATTACATGGAGTAAAAACCCATAGTGCTTTGCTCCACGAGATGGCatgtcctcctccgccgccggcgGATATTGCCGGGTTCTCCGAAGGAAAACCTCAGTGA
- the LOC135612716 gene encoding protein HOTHEAD-like, which translates to MASMKQEFFLMILLLLSIFRSSQGRGFTKPRYPYIKKASGFSSAPGEAYDYIIVGGGTAGCPLAATLSHKFKVLLLERGGSPYGNRNISRLQNFHISLADTSPSSPAQAFISTDGVINSRARVLGGGTCINAGFYTRASPSYVNAAGWDGQLVNESYPWVEKRIVYWPNVAPWQAALRDGLLEAGVSPFNGYTFDHIYGTKVGGTIFDRRGFRHTAADLLAAGNPNNLRVLLRASVQKIVFDTQGRRPKAVAVQFKDENGRQHQAVLADGAGGGDVILSAGAIGSPQLLLLSGIGPKHDLEKLRIPVVLHNRHVGKGMSDNPMNSIFIPTKKPVRQSLIQTVGITKMGTFIEASSGFSQSSDSIQCHHGIMSAEIGQLSAIPPAQRSLEAAQKYARNKQNLPREAFRGGFILEKIDGPLSTGELSLLDTDVDCSPSVTFNYFSHPYDLKRCVYGIRTIEKIVRTKHIAKLSGVDEYPMEVLLNMSVKANLNLVPKHTNDTASIQQFCRDTVITIWHYHGGCHVGKVVDHDYRVMGVAGLRVIDGSTFVNSPGTNPQATVMMMGRYMGVKILRERLGRAAEV; encoded by the exons ATGGCCTCTATGAAGCAAGAGTTTTTCCTCATGATCTTACTGCTGCTCAGCATCTTCAGATCATCGCAAG GAAGGGGGTTCACGAAGCCGAGGTACCCTTACATCAAGAAAGCAAGCGGCTTCTCATCAGCACCAGGGGAAGCATACGACTACATCATAGTGGGCGGAGGCACCGCAGGGTGTCCCTTGGCTGCCACCCTCTCTCACAAGTTCAAGGTGTTGCTGCTCGAGAGAGGCGGCTCCCCCTACGGCAACCGCAACATCTCGCGTTTGCAGAACTTCCACATCTCTCTGGCTGACACCTCCCCCAGTTCTCCGGCGCAAGCTTTCATCTCCACTGATGGAGTCATCAATTCTCGAGCTCGAGTGTTGGGTGGTGGGACTTGCATCAACGCTGGCTTCTACACCAGAGCCAGCCCCAG CTATGTGAATGCAGCAGGTTGGGATGGCCAGCTGGTGAACGAGTCGTATCCATGGGTGGAGAAGAGGATAGTCTACTGGCCCAACGTTGCACCTTGGCAGGCTGCGCTCAGGGACGGGCTGCTGGAAGCCGGCGTCTCTCCTTTTAACGGGTACACTTTTGACCATATCTACGGAACCAAGGTTGGTGGCACCATCTTCGACAGGAGAGGTTTCCGGCACACCGCCGCCGATCTGCTTGCTGCTGGGAACCCGAACAACCTCAGGGTCTTGCTTCGTGCTAGTGTACAAAAGATCGTTTTTGACACTCAAG GGCGACGGCCGAAGGCGGTAGCGGTGCAGTTCAAGGATGAGAATGGGCGGCAACATCAAGCGGTTCTCGCTGATGGGGCGGGCGGCGGCGACGTCATACTGTCCGCCGGCGCCATTGGCAGTCCTCAGTTGCTCCTCCTCAGCGGGATCGGACCCAAGCATGACCTCGAGAAGCTGCGGATTCCTGTTGTCCTCCACAACCGGCATGTCGGGAAAGGGATGTCCGATAATCCCATGAACTCCATCTTCATCCCCACTAAGAAGCCGGTGCGGCAGTCGCTCATCCAGACGGTGGGGATCACAAAGATGGGCACCTTCATCGAGGCCAGCAGCGGGTTCAGCCAGTCCAGCGACAGCATCCAGTGCCACCACGGCATAATGTCCGCCGAG ATTGGGCAGCTCTCCGCCATCCCACCGGCGCAAAGAAGCCTGGAGGCGGCGCAGAAGTACGCCAGAAACAAGCAGAACCTGCCCCGGGAGGCATTCCGTGGGGGCTTCATACTGGAAAAGATCGACGGCCCGCTCTCCACCGGTGAATTGAGCCTCCTCGACACCGACGTGGACTGCAGCCCCTCCGTCACCTTCAACTACTTCAGCCACCCGTACGACCTGAAGAGGTGCGTGTACGGCATAAGGACGATCGAGAAGATCGTGCGGACGAAGCACATAGCCAAGCTGAGCGGCGTGGACGAGTACCCGATGGAGGTGCTGCTGAACATGAGCGTGAAGGCGAATCTGAACTTGGTGCCGAAGCACACCAACGACACCGCGTCGATCCAGCAATTCTGCAGGGACACAGTGATCACCATTTGGCACTACCACGGAGGGTGCCATGTGGGGAAGGTGGTGGATCACGACTACCGCGTGATGGGTGTCGCCGGGCTAAGAGTGATCGACGGCTCAACATTTGTGAACTCTCCTGGCACTAATCCTCAGGCAACTGTGATGATGATGGGCAG ATACATGGGAGTGAAGATACTGAGGGAAAGACTGGGAAGAGCAGCTGAAGTATAG